ACTGCAAGGGATGGGTGAGAGGGAGACCGCTAGGGATGGGTGTCAGGAAGCGTAGCTACTGGAGGAGAACCCAAGAGACCCTCCCTCTTTCACCTTCACAACTATCTATTCCTGCACTGGCCTTGGTGATCCATTTCAGTTGTTCTGCATTGTCAGGTTGGCATGTCTATTTGGTCTTCATCTTAAATTGGGGTTGATGTGCAGTGTGTCCTCTAGAGACAGTGGCCATTAAACCTTTCCGTGGGGACCCCAGTTCACAATTTAGTTGTAGTCATGAACTAGCTCCCCTGATTTACCTAGTCAAGGGTTTTATGATTAGTTGACATCTGGAATCAGGTGTGAGGTCCCCAGGAGGAAAAACCACTGCTATAGAAAGTGAAGATGTAATGGTTTGCTGCTAAGAAGTAGGGTTCTAATTGTTCTCTCCCATAGAAATATGTGAGACTTTTTGTTATCTCATTTAGTGCCTCTGCACTGGCAGTGCATATGATTGGTTTATGGTTATGAGTTCAGTGTGCATTTTATTTGGCAATTCATGTTTGTTTTATCAGTGAATTTGGTCATCTTAAATCATGTGTGGCTGACAAGCCTGTTTGTTTCAACTTATAAGGCCATACTCACATTTCATTTGGCCTAAACAATGTTTGATGCATTCtgcagctgttatgacatattatttTGACATTATGTAATGTAATCTTTTTTTCTGTGACTAAGTGAAATTTGATGGTAGAACACAGGCTCAGGTTGACCTAAACTTATTTACTCAACAAGTTCATATTTTTTTTTGATCTTGTCATTACATTTTAAAGGCATCATCACCTAGAAAAGGATGTTTAATTTgtccttgatctctctctctttctctctctgtgcagaTATGGGAGGACTTACTAATGGGGAAGACCAAAACCTGACCTAGAAAACAGTTCAGCCTTTGACTGATATTGGACTCCCATACAAGACCACAGAAACCCTCTACATTCTATTCACATCATAAGCAAACACCAAAAGTCGCTCTTCACTTCTGTCATATCTGCAATTTTCATACTTTCATTCTTTATCAGTCAATCTCAATATCAACTATTGTGGAACTCAATTTTTCTGtttctatttattttttacttattttttttactttcacTTTTTGTTCCTTTGTAAAGAAATGCTTTACCTGAAAAAGTACTTCACAGAGGGCCTGATTCAGTTCACCATCCTCCTGAGTCTCATTGGGGTGCGGGTGGACCTGGACACCTACCTGAGCAATCAACTGCCCCCACTGCGAGAGATCATCCTAGGCCCCAGCTCGGCCTACACCCAGACGCAGTTCCACAACCTCCGCAACACGCTGGACGGGTATGGCATCCATCCCAAGAGTGTGGACCTCGACCAGTTCTTTACCACCCGCCGGCTGCTGAACCAGGTGCGCCAGCTAGATCGCCTGTCAGTGCCCAGTCCAGAACTGAGCACGTGGCTGGTGCACCGCGACCCTGAGACTGTGGTGTCCGCCGCCAGCCAGCCCAGCCCCAGCATCACCCTGGACAATGGGACCGGCCTGGAGGACGTGAACAACTCCGAAGCCCCGGTCATGAGGGGGGGCGGCGGAGCGCCTGAGTCCACCTACAATCTGAGTGGAGAGGTCCGAACCCTGGGAGCTGTGGCCCCCGAGGACAGCCAGGAGCAGGGCAACAGGGAGGGCAACGCTGACCTCACCAAAGAGGTAAGAAAGCATGCAATGATCTCACCTCTACTCAGGATCACAAGACTAGGGCAAGCTGAGGCATGGCACGTCTATCGTAATGTACAGGGATATATTACTAGGAGCTTACTGTATTTAGCTGTCAGAGACCCATTGTATGTCTGAACCTTGATAAAACACAATTGTAATCAGATGGAAGTTTTTTCTGGCATTGTGTAATCTGCATTATTATAATGTCATTTTTCCTACATTAGAATCATTCTTTCCCCTAATAGTCACAGGACCACCACTCAAGACGCAGTGTGGTTTTGGGCCAAACACTAAGCCATTGTTAAAGCTCTAGAATGAACAGAGTCTCCCACTGGAGTGGAATCACATGCTTTTATGGTAATTAAGTGGCTACAGTTGAATCAGTGGGCTTAGCTTCAAGTTACATGATCTGATGTTTAAATCTTATGTATATCGCCACGTGTTGACCTATCTGAGGATGAAAATATCATGTAAAGCCAACCATATCACAGCTGAAGCCATCTTTTGGCAATTGCACCACAGTCAAGTAGTTCTCTCTCCTTGACGTGCTTTTGATTTAGAATTAAGTTGTGTAAGACAAGATGGTGTACAACTCAATCAAGAGGGCTCTTTTCTTAGTAGTCCTGACATCTTTCTCATCTGACATGTCTTTTTCAGGACATTGATTTGATTGACATCCTGTGGCGACAGGATATCGACCTTGGTGCAGGACGGGAAGTGTTCAACTACAGCAGCCGCCAGAAGGAGAGCGAGGCGGAGAAGCCCAGCCCAGAGGAGAAGAAGGAAGGGACAGAGGCACTGGAGAGCTGGAGGAACGGAGTGAACCTTCAAGAGGCTCAGCctgtggatggagagacaggggaaagcATACCAGAGCAGGTAGCTAAGGGCACAGATTGTGTTTCATGATCCTGTGTCCACTACAGTTGATAGTTAAGGGAGTGACCTCTGTGCTGTCTGCCCCTCCCCCTCAGCTCACAAGCCTTGGCTCTCAGACCTCACTGTCTCTGCAGGAATGCCTGAGGCTGCTTGAGGCCACCTTCCCTTTCGGAGAAGAATCTCCTGAGGTAAAGACATTTGCAAGTTGTCTCAGGAGACAGAAATGTCTTCATTTAAATTAAGTTAAACAAACCATGATATTACAAAAGGTAGATTGCCTTTATGGTCTATTATAATCTCAACATGTTTGTGAGATAATTTTTAAGGTAAACATCTTATCAGTTCGTAGCCCCTGTAGTCACTGCTGAGCTTGCAGTGGCCAATGAAGAAGCTCCATCCACATCTCAGGGGCTGCCACTGCCTCCCCCGTTGCCCCAGCCTGTGCCCCAGTTGGACCTGGAGCAGCAGTGGCAAGACATCATGGCTATCATGGAACTACAGGTTTGTACTTGTGCTTTAATCACAACTGGTTCTcccaataaatatatatttttgttattaGATGTTCTCTAACCAGGTTTTTCCTCTTTGAAGGAAATGGAGGTTAACAACACCTCTGAGAACTCCTTCCTCAGCACTACTTCCAACAGTGCCAATACCAGTGGCAGCACAACTGAGTCAGGCTCGGTTGAAAGCTTTGGACTTACTCGTTCCTCCACCCTTATCCACCAAGATGTCAGCCTTCACCAGGCCTCCCTCCCTAGCTGCAGTCAGGATTTTCCCACGCTTTTCAATCCAGAGATTGATGGCACTGGCACCCCACGCCCTCCCTTGCTTAGAATGTCCTCCAGCTCCAACTCCTCCAGCGTCAACTCTACATTCGGAGCCACCAACCTGACTGGACTCTTTCTCCCACCGCCTCTAAACAGCACCAACAACATCACTTCGACCCCAGTGTTGCCTGACCCCTTCAGCAGTCTGCTG
This DNA window, taken from Oncorhynchus nerka isolate Pitt River linkage group LG23, Oner_Uvic_2.0, whole genome shotgun sequence, encodes the following:
- the nfe2l1b gene encoding endoplasmic reticulum membrane sensor NFE2L1b isoform X1 → MLYLKKYFTEGLIQFTILLSLIGVRVDLDTYLSNQLPPLREIILGPSSAYTQTQFHNLRNTLDGYGIHPKSVDLDQFFTTRRLLNQVRQLDRLSVPSPELSTWLVHRDPETVVSAASQPSPSITLDNGTGLEDVNNSEAPVMRGGGGAPESTYNLSGEVRTLGAVAPEDSQEQGNREGNADLTKEDIDLIDILWRQDIDLGAGREVFNYSSRQKESEAEKPSPEEKKEGTEALESWRNGVNLQEAQPVDGETGESIPEQLTSLGSQTSLSLQECLRLLEATFPFGEESPEFVAPVVTAELAVANEEAPSTSQGLPLPPPLPQPVPQLDLEQQWQDIMAIMELQEMEVNNTSENSFLSTTSNSANTSGSTTESGSVESFGLTRSSTLIHQDVSLHQASLPSCSQDFPTLFNPEIDGTGTPRPPLLRMSSSSNSSSVNSTFGATNLTGLFLPPPLNSTNNITSTPVLPDPFSSLLEESMLDEISLLDLAMEEGFSQAQASQLEDELDSDSGLSLDSSHSPVSPSSSETSCSSAASSSTSATFSEEGAVGYSTDSESVTVEPEEGAVGGYQPEFNKLCRMSYQDPSQFHGLPQLDNINHNHTYNLPLSSSLDEHPELPIPTGKKMGREKQSKLQPQQDFLDKQSSRDERRARAMKIPFSNEKIINLPVEEFNELLSKHHLSEAQLALVRDIRRRGKNKMAAQNCRKRKLDTIINLEQGVHDMRRDKARLLKEKMEFIRSIRQMKQKVQSLYQEVFTQLRDEEGRPYPPSEYSLQYSADGSVLIMPRNMTDQQTRKPDKKQKDKKK
- the nfe2l1b gene encoding endoplasmic reticulum membrane sensor NFE2L1b isoform X2; the protein is MLYLKKYFTEGLIQFTILLSLIGVRVDLDTYLSNQLPPLREIILGPSSAYTQTQFHNLRNTLDGYGIHPKSVDLDQFFTTRRLLNQVRQLDRLSVPSPELSTWLVHRDPETVVSAASQPSPSITLDNGTGLEDVNNSEAPVMRGGGGAPESTYNLSGEVRTLGAVAPEDSQEQGNREGNADLTKEDIDLIDILWRQDIDLGAGREVFNYSSRQKESEAEKPSPEEKKEGTEALESWRNGVNLQEAQPVDGETGESIPEQECLRLLEATFPFGEESPEFVAPVVTAELAVANEEAPSTSQGLPLPPPLPQPVPQLDLEQQWQDIMAIMELQEMEVNNTSENSFLSTTSNSANTSGSTTESGSVESFGLTRSSTLIHQDVSLHQASLPSCSQDFPTLFNPEIDGTGTPRPPLLRMSSSSNSSSVNSTFGATNLTGLFLPPPLNSTNNITSTPVLPDPFSSLLEESMLDEISLLDLAMEEGFSQAQASQLEDELDSDSGLSLDSSHSPVSPSSSETSCSSAASSSTSATFSEEGAVGYSTDSESVTVEPEEGAVGGYQPEFNKLCRMSYQDPSQFHGLPQLDNINHNHTYNLPLSSSLDEHPELPIPTGKKMGREKQSKLQPQQDFLDKQSSRDERRARAMKIPFSNEKIINLPVEEFNELLSKHHLSEAQLALVRDIRRRGKNKMAAQNCRKRKLDTIINLEQGVHDMRRDKARLLKEKMEFIRSIRQMKQKVQSLYQEVFTQLRDEEGRPYPPSEYSLQYSADGSVLIMPRNMTDQQTRKPDKKQKDKKK